One genomic window of Microbacterium sp. BH-3-3-3 includes the following:
- a CDS encoding chorismate mutase, translating into MTDADPTTILQGLRGSIDNIDAALIFLLAERFRCTKQVGVLKAQHGMPASDPSREEQQIARLMRLAEDADLDPAFAEKWFNFVVAEVIRHHRSAAAHPGTD; encoded by the coding sequence ATGACCGACGCCGACCCCACCACGATCCTGCAGGGCCTGCGGGGCAGCATCGACAACATCGACGCCGCGCTGATCTTCCTGCTCGCCGAGCGATTCCGCTGCACCAAGCAAGTGGGTGTGCTCAAGGCCCAGCACGGCATGCCGGCGTCCGATCCCTCGCGCGAAGAGCAGCAGATCGCCCGGCTCATGCGGTTGGCGGAAGACGCCGACCTCGATCCCGCGTTCGCCGAGAAGTGGTTCAACTTCGTCGTCGCCGAGGTCATCCGTCACCACCGGTCCGCCGCCGCGCACCCCGGGACCGACTGA
- a CDS encoding AI-2E family transporter produces the protein MSRSTRPDPTSEGAEAGTPTSRDKPVWSAVSRPYAAGFFLTLGGLTALLLGAALSNISTVLIYIAIALFVALALDPLVRMLVRRGLSRAWSIVIVFGGLAVILAGALWLLIPPVVRQVEQFVRDIPNFVNDLIDSDAVHWVESNFGDSLGDVLKEVQGFATNPTNIAAIGGGLLQVGITIGTFVSGAIIVLVLSLYFLASLPKMKNSLVRLTPARSRATVSDMTGQITDSVGGYLAGMVVLALCNAVFAFIVLTILQQPFAALLAALAFGITLIPLVGSVLFWATATVFTLIVSPSAGLIFAIVYLVYMQVEAYLLTPRVMNRTISVPGSLVVIGALVGGTLLGLLGALVAIPVTASVLLIIKQIVIPRQDAKK, from the coding sequence ATGAGCCGATCGACGCGCCCCGACCCCACCTCCGAGGGCGCCGAGGCGGGGACCCCCACCTCCCGCGACAAGCCGGTCTGGTCCGCGGTCTCGCGCCCCTACGCCGCCGGCTTCTTCCTCACCCTCGGCGGTCTCACCGCGCTCCTGCTGGGTGCTGCGCTCTCGAACATCTCCACGGTGCTCATCTACATCGCGATCGCCCTCTTCGTGGCCCTCGCCCTCGACCCCCTCGTGCGCATGCTGGTGCGCCGCGGCCTGTCGCGCGCGTGGTCGATCGTCATCGTGTTCGGCGGCCTCGCCGTCATCCTCGCCGGGGCCCTGTGGTTGCTGATCCCGCCCGTCGTCCGTCAGGTCGAGCAGTTCGTCCGCGACATCCCGAACTTCGTCAACGACCTCATCGACAGCGACGCCGTGCACTGGGTCGAGTCGAACTTCGGCGACAGCCTGGGCGACGTGCTCAAAGAGGTGCAGGGCTTCGCCACCAACCCCACGAACATCGCGGCGATCGGCGGCGGTCTTCTTCAGGTCGGCATCACCATCGGCACGTTCGTCTCGGGAGCGATCATCGTGCTGGTGCTGAGCCTGTACTTCCTCGCGTCCCTGCCCAAGATGAAGAACAGCCTCGTGCGTCTGACGCCCGCGCGCAGCCGCGCGACGGTCTCGGACATGACGGGTCAGATCACCGACTCGGTCGGCGGGTACCTCGCGGGCATGGTCGTGCTGGCGCTGTGCAACGCGGTCTTCGCGTTCATCGTGCTGACGATCCTGCAGCAGCCCTTCGCCGCGCTGCTGGCGGCCCTTGCCTTCGGGATCACGCTCATTCCGCTCGTCGGCTCGGTGCTCTTCTGGGCGACCGCTACGGTCTTCACGCTCATCGTCAGCCCGAGCGCCGGCCTCATCTTCGCGATCGTGTACCTCGTCTACATGCAGGTCGAGGCATATCTGCTGACCCCCCGCGTGATGAACCGCACGATCTCGGTTCCCGGCTCGCTCGTGGTGATCGGCGCGCTCGTCGGCGGCACCCTCCTGGGGCTCCTCGGTGCGCTGGTCGCGATCCCGGTCACGGCCTCGGTGCTGCTCATCATCAAGCAGATCGTCATCCCGCGTCAGGATGCCAAGAAGTAG
- a CDS encoding ROK family protein, whose protein sequence is MSAPYRHLASTGGVFSLIRDGLARSRSDLSRLTGLAPSTITLRVDELLTLGVVEEAGETASRGGRRPRNLALARDGRVVAGIDLGAAHATIILEDLRGTRVARHRMTLDISRAPEVVLRGIHREVLSLVEAAAEPVTLAGIGLAVPGPVGVPDGRIISPSRMPGWNGIDASAILGGIAGVPVRCENDANAMALGEHIAGGRRSRNMLVVKAGSSIGVGIIVDGALYRGATGVAGDITHIAVAGSTVACVCGRVGCLDAIAGGRAIGEAMTAGGIRIDDVAQLSELAHDGHPLATRLLREAGLRTGSVLATVVGFFNPERLVLGGIIATTDAFVAGVRSSIYDLCLPLSTSSLEVSASEEGWDIGARGAALLVRDELLSAASIDNLTRSNA, encoded by the coding sequence ATGAGCGCCCCCTATCGCCACCTCGCCTCGACGGGCGGTGTCTTCTCGCTCATCCGCGACGGCCTGGCTCGTTCCCGGTCGGACCTCTCGCGACTGACCGGGCTGGCGCCCTCGACCATCACGCTGCGCGTCGACGAGCTGCTCACCCTCGGCGTCGTCGAAGAGGCGGGCGAGACCGCGTCGCGTGGGGGCCGTCGCCCGCGCAACCTCGCCCTCGCACGCGATGGACGCGTCGTCGCCGGGATCGACCTCGGCGCCGCGCACGCCACCATCATCCTCGAAGACCTGCGCGGCACCCGCGTGGCCCGTCATCGCATGACCCTCGACATCTCGCGGGCGCCCGAGGTGGTGCTGCGCGGCATCCATCGCGAGGTGCTCTCGCTCGTCGAGGCGGCCGCCGAGCCCGTGACCCTGGCGGGCATCGGCCTGGCGGTTCCCGGACCCGTCGGCGTACCGGACGGTCGCATCATCTCGCCCTCGCGGATGCCGGGATGGAACGGCATCGATGCCTCGGCGATCCTCGGCGGCATCGCCGGCGTTCCCGTGCGCTGCGAGAACGACGCGAATGCGATGGCTCTCGGTGAGCACATCGCCGGAGGCCGGAGATCGCGCAACATGCTCGTGGTCAAAGCGGGCTCGAGCATCGGCGTCGGCATCATCGTCGACGGCGCGCTCTACCGCGGAGCGACGGGGGTGGCGGGCGACATCACCCACATCGCCGTGGCCGGCTCCACGGTGGCCTGCGTCTGCGGTCGCGTGGGCTGCCTCGACGCCATCGCGGGCGGGCGCGCCATCGGCGAGGCCATGACGGCGGGCGGCATCCGCATCGACGACGTGGCGCAGCTGTCGGAGCTCGCCCACGACGGGCACCCCCTCGCCACGCGCCTGCTGCGCGAAGCGGGTCTGCGCACGGGCAGCGTGCTGGCCACCGTCGTGGGCTTCTTCAACCCCGAGCGGCTCGTGCTCGGCGGCATCATCGCCACGACCGACGCCTTCGTCGCCGGCGTGCGCTCGAGCATCTACGACCTGTGCCTCCCCCTGTCGACCTCGTCCCTGGAGGTCTCGGCGTCGGAAGAGGGCTGGGACATCGGAGCGCGCGGAGCCGCTCTGCTCGTGCGCGACGAGCTGCTGTCGGCCGCCTCCATCGACAACCTGACGCGGTCGAACGCCTGA
- a CDS encoding ABC transporter substrate-binding protein produces the protein MHKKRIAFAGLVAVTAMGFTACASGGGAADGGKTTIVWNMWAGDTASEQKLKDQMAVAQKLVGDDITIELQTAPWADYFTKLNTNMASGKVACVTGMNGQRLAGYTEVFDELTDDDLSTMGISRDAYNPGALSVMENGGTLYGLPYDTAAMLLFYNADLFAQAGAPLPTNDWTIDDFEKAASEITAKAGAKGFAVSVDEFQWLSLPMAETGLQPVDDSGALDLTNPSFVEAATRYGDLVTKLGVSDAVPSASDSAWTTTQFENGKAAMIIEGTWMASTLTGPDLGFSAGAVRIPRGDDGAYGVALGSGYGIAANCEDKEAALKVLSALSSPDVQSVIAEQGGYPAQLASQPEFFTALPDATRDNLTQAFTAAFEGAVSQRVTDQWTQVATATPNELVSVYTGQATMSSVLENLESRFGN, from the coding sequence ATGCACAAGAAACGGATCGCCTTCGCGGGCCTCGTCGCCGTCACGGCGATGGGCTTCACCGCCTGCGCCTCCGGCGGCGGCGCGGCCGACGGCGGCAAGACCACCATTGTCTGGAACATGTGGGCGGGTGACACCGCCTCGGAGCAGAAGCTCAAGGACCAGATGGCCGTCGCCCAGAAGCTCGTCGGCGATGACATCACCATCGAGCTGCAGACCGCTCCCTGGGCCGACTACTTCACCAAGTTGAACACGAACATGGCGTCGGGCAAGGTCGCCTGCGTCACGGGCATGAACGGCCAGCGCCTCGCCGGATACACCGAGGTGTTCGACGAGCTCACCGACGACGACCTGTCGACGATGGGGATCTCGCGCGACGCGTACAACCCGGGCGCCCTGAGCGTCATGGAGAACGGCGGCACGCTCTACGGCCTTCCCTACGACACCGCCGCGATGCTGCTCTTCTACAACGCCGATCTGTTCGCCCAGGCCGGCGCCCCGCTCCCCACCAACGACTGGACGATCGACGACTTCGAGAAGGCGGCGAGCGAGATCACCGCGAAGGCCGGCGCGAAGGGCTTCGCCGTCTCGGTCGACGAGTTCCAGTGGCTATCGCTCCCGATGGCCGAGACGGGGCTGCAGCCCGTCGACGACTCCGGCGCACTCGACCTCACGAACCCGAGCTTCGTCGAGGCGGCCACCCGCTACGGCGACCTCGTCACCAAGCTCGGCGTGTCCGACGCCGTCCCCTCCGCCTCGGACTCGGCGTGGACCACCACGCAGTTCGAGAACGGCAAGGCCGCGATGATCATCGAGGGCACCTGGATGGCATCCACCCTCACCGGTCCCGACCTCGGATTCTCGGCCGGTGCGGTGCGCATCCCGCGCGGCGACGACGGCGCGTACGGCGTGGCCCTCGGCTCCGGCTACGGCATCGCCGCCAACTGCGAGGACAAGGAGGCCGCGCTCAAGGTGCTCAGCGCCCTGTCGAGCCCCGACGTGCAGTCGGTGATCGCGGAGCAGGGCGGCTACCCGGCCCAGCTCGCCAGCCAGCCGGAGTTCTTCACGGCCCTTCCGGATGCCACCCGCGACAACCTCACGCAGGCCTTCACCGCCGCGTTCGAGGGCGCCGTGTCGCAGCGCGTGACCGACCAGTGGACGCAGGTGGCGACCGCGACGCCGAACGAGCTCGTGAGCGTCTACACCGGCCAGGCGACCATGTCGTCGGTGCTCGAGAACCTCGAGTCGCGCTTCGGCAACTGA
- a CDS encoding alpha-L-fucosidase, translated as MTDDRTDWFVHDRFGMFVHFGLYSVAARHEWVQNYERIEAADYARYARFFEPDLFDAPTLARQAREAGARYVVLTAKHHEGFCLWNTATTGFNAVEACGRDLVREYVDALRAEGLRVGIYFSLLDWSHPHYTIDRHHPQRGAADVAERNADRDMAIYREYLHAQVRELLTGYGPLDYLFFDFTEPAEEDGLPGKSPEDWDAETLLAMCRELQPDMVVNDRLGIPADLVTPEQYQPVRPFERDGVPLVWEACQTINGSWGYHRDNHDGKSAALLVRMLASSVALGGNLLLNVGPTGRGEIAPRDAALLSQVGEWMTRHADAIRGAGASRFVAPSGVVYTQRGDRLYAHLFDWPFGLLHLPDLADRVEFARFLDDGSEVLFESIPADQQAFNLLPAAPAPGTLTLKLPVQPPSVALPVIELRLRASS; from the coding sequence ATGACCGACGACCGCACCGACTGGTTCGTCCACGATCGCTTCGGGATGTTCGTCCACTTCGGGCTGTACAGCGTGGCCGCCCGCCACGAGTGGGTGCAGAACTACGAGCGCATCGAGGCCGCGGACTACGCCCGCTACGCGCGGTTCTTCGAGCCCGACCTCTTCGACGCCCCGACCCTGGCGCGCCAGGCCCGCGAGGCCGGCGCCCGCTACGTCGTGCTCACCGCCAAGCACCACGAGGGCTTCTGCCTGTGGAACACCGCGACGACCGGCTTCAACGCGGTCGAGGCCTGCGGCCGCGACCTGGTGCGCGAGTACGTCGACGCGCTGCGCGCCGAGGGCCTGCGCGTCGGGATCTACTTCTCGCTGCTGGACTGGTCGCACCCGCACTACACGATCGACCGGCACCACCCCCAGCGCGGCGCCGCCGACGTCGCCGAGCGCAACGCCGACCGCGACATGGCGATCTACCGCGAGTACCTGCACGCTCAGGTGCGGGAGCTGCTCACGGGCTACGGTCCGCTCGACTACCTCTTCTTCGACTTCACCGAGCCCGCCGAAGAAGACGGCCTGCCCGGCAAGTCGCCCGAAGACTGGGATGCCGAGACCCTGCTGGCGATGTGCCGCGAGCTGCAGCCCGACATGGTGGTGAACGACCGCCTCGGCATCCCCGCCGATCTCGTCACCCCCGAGCAGTACCAGCCGGTCCGACCGTTCGAGCGCGACGGCGTCCCGCTCGTGTGGGAGGCCTGCCAGACGATCAACGGCAGCTGGGGCTACCACCGCGACAACCACGACGGCAAGAGCGCGGCCCTGCTCGTGCGCATGCTCGCGAGCTCCGTCGCGCTCGGCGGGAATCTGCTGCTCAACGTGGGTCCCACCGGTCGCGGCGAGATCGCGCCGCGCGACGCCGCCCTGCTGTCGCAGGTGGGCGAGTGGATGACCCGACACGCGGATGCCATCCGCGGGGCCGGCGCATCGCGCTTCGTCGCACCGTCGGGCGTCGTCTACACCCAGCGCGGCGACCGCCTCTACGCGCACCTCTTCGACTGGCCCTTCGGCCTGCTGCACCTGCCCGACCTCGCCGATCGGGTCGAGTTCGCGCGCTTCCTCGACGACGGGTCCGAGGTGCTGTTCGAGAGCATCCCCGCCGATCAGCAGGCCTTCAACCTCCTGCCCGCGGCGCCCGCGCCCGGAACCCTGACGCTCAAGCTCCCCGTCCAGCCGCCGTCGGTCGCACTCCCCGTGATCGAGCTGCGACTGCGGGCCTCCTCCTGA
- a CDS encoding carbohydrate ABC transporter permease, whose protein sequence is MVTESSIAPRRRRRSTIETRERRQALGFITPAVLGLAVFTVLPVGLAIVMSLFDWPIFGKRAFVGIDNYVTLLTSSPDFWPALRNSAVFTLLYVPLNLIVALGLSLLLGPRIRGRAVFRVLFFIPVVTPIVASALIWRLALQPDGLLNGMTVSLFGWELPNFLVDQNWAMLAVVAMSVWAGMGYNMLVLTAALEQVPTSVVEAAQIDGARGIRLVAQVIIPLISPAIFFAAVMTIISSMQVFAQPQLLTGGGPGTSTVPLVMFIYNTGFKFQDLGLAAAGAWILFVIIIGITALQFRAQKRWVHYEH, encoded by the coding sequence ATGGTCACCGAATCCTCCATCGCCCCGCGGCGACGGCGCCGCAGCACGATCGAGACGAGGGAACGCCGCCAGGCGCTCGGCTTCATCACTCCGGCCGTGCTCGGTCTCGCGGTCTTCACCGTCCTCCCCGTGGGACTCGCGATCGTGATGAGCCTGTTCGACTGGCCGATCTTCGGCAAGCGCGCGTTCGTCGGCATCGACAACTACGTGACGCTGCTGACCTCGTCGCCCGACTTCTGGCCGGCGCTGCGCAACTCCGCGGTGTTCACGCTGCTCTACGTGCCGCTGAACCTCATCGTGGCGCTCGGGCTCTCGCTGCTCCTCGGACCCCGCATCCGCGGTCGCGCCGTGTTCCGCGTGCTGTTCTTCATCCCCGTCGTCACGCCGATCGTGGCGAGCGCGCTCATCTGGCGTCTGGCGCTGCAGCCCGACGGGCTGCTCAACGGCATGACGGTCTCGCTCTTCGGGTGGGAGCTGCCGAACTTCCTCGTCGACCAGAACTGGGCCATGCTCGCCGTCGTCGCGATGAGCGTGTGGGCGGGCATGGGCTACAACATGCTCGTGCTGACCGCGGCGCTCGAGCAGGTCCCCACCTCGGTGGTGGAAGCCGCCCAGATCGACGGGGCCCGCGGCATCCGTCTCGTCGCCCAGGTGATCATCCCGCTCATCTCCCCGGCGATCTTCTTCGCCGCGGTGATGACGATCATCTCGTCGATGCAGGTGTTCGCGCAGCCGCAGCTGCTCACCGGCGGCGGCCCCGGCACCTCCACGGTGCCGCTGGTGATGTTCATCTACAACACCGGCTTCAAGTTCCAGGACCTCGGTCTCGCCGCCGCGGGCGCGTGGATCCTGTTCGTCATCATCATCGGCATCACGGCGCTGCAGTTCCGGGCGCAGAAGAGGTGGGTGCACTATGAGCACTGA